From the genome of Triticum aestivum cultivar Chinese Spring chromosome 3B, IWGSC CS RefSeq v2.1, whole genome shotgun sequence, one region includes:
- the LOC123071987 gene encoding E3 ubiquitin-protein ligase BRE1A translates to MSSAGSARVPKRRRTTKTSEAADRQLQERQFLDLNLLPAVEVASTGGSLSINEPVSHRQPPPTVAALLYETTQVVVSSAAAESNIGMNSFPINVEVIDDDVAIYTSGPPPQARQQSSRTGPITVIIDDDSETTAGPAGEGLDEHVNTLLSLGMNPRHNPSRAQPNTDLVINIVDTPETNSIPPKVAQAVPEPVKEIPKETKFSCPVCMNELVNASSTICGHIFCQKCIKASIQAQKKCPTCRRKLTMSNFHRVYLPTADN, encoded by the exons ATGAGCTCTGCTGGTTCTGCAAGGGTTCCAAAGAGGAGACGGACTACCAAGACGTCGGAGGCTGCAGACCGGCAACTTCAGGAGCGACAGTTTCTGGACCTGAACTTGCTTCCAGCTGTTGAAGTAGCCAGCACTGGGGGTTCACTCTCCATCAATGAGCCTGTCTCACACAGGCAGCCCCCTCCTACGGTGGCTGCCCTGCTTTACGAGACCACACAGGTCGTGGTGTCATCTGCTGCTGCAGAGTCAAACATTGGCATGAATAGTTTCCCCATCAACGTGGAAGTGATTGATGATGATGTTGCGATTTATACCTCAGGGCCGCCCCCTCAA GCTAGGCAACAGTCGTCCAGGACAGGACCTATTACTGTGATAATAGATGATGATTCTGAAACTACTGCTGGACCAGCAG GGGAAGGTCTTGATGAGCATGTGAACACTCTGCTGTCTCTGGGGATGAACCCTAGGCACAATCCCTCGAGAGCACAACCCAACACCGACCTTGTAATAAACATAGTAGACACACCTGAAACCAACAGCATACCG CCCAAGGTGGCGCAGGCTGTCCCTGAACCTGTGAAGGAGATCCCAAAGGAAACAAAGTTCAGCTGCCCAGTCTGCATGAATGAGCTGGTCAATGCATCATCGACCATCTGCGGCCACATCTTCTGCCAGAAATGCATCAAGGCCTCCATTCAGGCTCAGAAGAAGTGCCCTACCTGCCGGAGGAAGCTGACCATGAGCAACTTCCACCGGGTCTACCTCCCGACGGCAGATAATTAA